Below is a window of Nocardia asteroides DNA.
ATAGCCAGTCCTAGGAGAACTTCACCGATGCGCAGTGTCAAGTCCGTGTTCGACGGGTTCAAAGACTTCCTCATGCGGGGCAATGTCATCGACCTCGCGGTCGCGGTGGTGATGGGTACCGCCTTCACCGCGGTCGTCACCTCGTTCACCAAGGGGATCGTCAACCCGCTGCTCGCGGTGTTCGGCTCGACCAACGAGCTGGGCCTTGGCGTCCAGCTGATCGGCGACAAGCCGGCCACCTTCATCGCGATCGGGCCGATCATCACCGCGTTCATCGACTTCTTCATGGTCGCCGCGGTCCTGTACTTCGTGCTGATGCTGCCGATGAAGTCGCTGAAGAACAAGTTCGGCACCACCAAGGCCGCCGAGCCCACCGAGACCGAACTGCTCATCGAGATCCGCGACCTGCTGGCCAAGCAGCAGGGCCTCAGCACCGAACAGACCGAGGCCCTGAGCAAGGAACGCGCCACCGAGTCGGCCTAGCGGATACTGGCCCTATGACCGAACCACCAGACGGGCTACCGCGCTACCGCGTGCTGACCGGCCCGGACGACGAGACGTTCTGCCGACGGGTGAGCGCGGCGCTGGCCCTCGGCTACGCACTGCACGAGGGCCCCGCCGTCACTTTCGACGGTACGAACGTGATCGTCGCCCAGGCGGTGGTGTGGCCGGCCGGGTAGCGGCCGGTCTCACGCGGGCGCGCGGCGCGGCAACAGCAGCGCCGGGATCAGCGCCAGCGCGATCATGATCGGGGCGAGCACGTAGGTGTGCTGGAACGCCTCGGCCAGCGCCGGGGCCAGTGCGGCGCGTTCGGCCTGGTCCAGGCCGTGCAGGGCCTGGAGGCCGCCGGTCACCGGGAGCAGCGCGCCCAGCGTCACCGAACTCACCGCGGTGCCGATCGCCATCGACGTGGTGCTGATCATGTTCAGCACTGTCGAGCCGGCCGGCGCCTGTTCCCGGCTCAGCGGCCGGGTCGCGGTGGTGATCACCGGCATCATGGTGCCGCCGCCGCCCGCGCCCATCAGCAGCATGGTCAGGCCCAGCGCCCAGTACGGCGCGTCCGCGTCCAGCTGGACGACGAACAGCACGAACCCGGTGAGCGCCACCGTGATCGACACCGGCAGGTACCGCCCGGGCGGGATCCGATCGATCAACCGGCCCGCCACCTGCATGGTGGCACCCGAGGCCAGCGCGAACGGAATGCCGAGAGCGCCCGCCACCAGCGCGGATTCACCACGCACCACCTGGAAGTACAAC
It encodes the following:
- the mscL gene encoding large conductance mechanosensitive channel protein MscL, translating into MFDGFKDFLMRGNVIDLAVAVVMGTAFTAVVTSFTKGIVNPLLAVFGSTNELGLGVQLIGDKPATFIAIGPIITAFIDFFMVAAVLYFVLMLPMKSLKNKFGTTKAAEPTETELLIEIRDLLAKQQGLSTEQTEALSKERATESA
- a CDS encoding DUF1737 domain-containing protein — its product is MTEPPDGLPRYRVLTGPDDETFCRRVSAALALGYALHEGPAVTFDGTNVIVAQAVVWPAG